The Sporomusa termitida genome has a window encoding:
- the gcvT gene encoding glycine cleavage system aminomethyltransferase GcvT — protein MTALKRTVLYDNHLKAGAKLVDFGGWEMPINYKAGIIEEHIYTRKKAGLFDVSHMGRFVVAGREAVGFLQYVLTNNVLALDLKQAQYTIIANENGGAVDDAYLYRFYEDEYLLVVNAANAEKDWEHLQREIAQFDATVTDKSGELVMISLQGPDSKNILSNLTGSVSLTEPVKNALEILKIDGQEVLVARTGYTGEPLGFELFINASAAAAVWETLLAYGAMPIGLGARDTLRLEAGLPLYGHELGLGLDGREIPIFSCPLAKFAVSFAAVKGNYIGREALAKQYEGYKKIMARVYAGLAALARIIKPIALLDKGVARAGCMVFQGDKEIGYITSATMVPYLKTEGYGLASTITGDKATRAIGLALLNGDVEVNDKVAVEIRGNRVQAVITPYHLKSDAPPFARPIIYGVEAGGTFDSPADYKTKALQLIEKSCRNTAWRQQATINLIPSEQTSSAAVRLLSVMDPACRYAEHKKTKSFYDYDVFYYQGTGFINEIEQLLMAELRKYLNCTAVETRVVSGQMANAAVFSAIMDFKNRVNRKKDPSRLGYVLNNHIIRGGHLSAQPMGALHDYIAIDPVTEKNAVVSFPVEKDNSFKIDVEATKKVIEKYKPELIIFGKSMVLHKEPVREIRQFIDDQNINAVIMYDMAHVLGLAGDYFQNPFAEGAEIVTGSTHKTFFGTQRGIIAGNYDKDDYKFGLWETIETRAFPGSVSNHHLGTMLGLLMAAYEMNSFKDEYQQHVIQNAKYFAKCLKQAGLDVAGDPSLSYTETHQVIVRVGYGTGPEIANRLENNNIIVNYQATPEEEGFSAAGAIRLGVAEMTRFGFGHQEFEQTAEYIADIVLKNKNLKEEVAKLRGNFTDLKYCFTDADITKSLANLMSTF, from the coding sequence ATGACAGCGTTAAAAAGGACAGTACTTTATGACAATCACCTAAAAGCAGGCGCAAAGCTGGTGGATTTCGGCGGCTGGGAGATGCCGATCAATTATAAAGCGGGAATCATCGAGGAACATATTTATACCCGAAAAAAGGCCGGCCTATTTGATGTGTCCCACATGGGAAGATTCGTTGTCGCCGGTAGGGAAGCTGTCGGTTTTCTCCAGTATGTTTTAACAAATAATGTGTTGGCCCTTGACCTGAAGCAGGCGCAGTATACCATAATTGCGAACGAGAACGGCGGCGCGGTGGATGATGCGTATCTTTACCGCTTTTATGAGGATGAGTATTTGCTTGTTGTCAATGCGGCCAACGCGGAGAAGGATTGGGAACACCTGCAACGGGAAATAGCCCAATTTGACGCAACGGTTACCGATAAGTCCGGCGAGCTGGTGATGATTTCCCTGCAGGGACCGGACTCGAAGAACATCCTCAGTAACCTGACCGGCAGCGTTTCGCTTACTGAACCGGTAAAGAACGCCCTGGAAATTCTAAAAATCGACGGGCAAGAAGTGCTTGTTGCCAGGACGGGTTATACCGGCGAGCCCTTAGGCTTTGAATTGTTTATTAACGCCTCTGCGGCTGCCGCTGTTTGGGAGACTCTGCTGGCGTACGGGGCCATGCCTATCGGTCTGGGCGCCAGGGATACACTGCGGCTTGAAGCCGGACTGCCTCTGTATGGACATGAATTGGGTTTAGGTCTTGACGGCAGGGAAATCCCGATTTTTTCGTGCCCTTTGGCTAAATTTGCCGTAAGCTTTGCGGCAGTCAAAGGCAATTATATCGGCAGAGAGGCTTTGGCCAAGCAATATGAAGGCTATAAAAAGATCATGGCCAGAGTTTATGCCGGCTTGGCGGCTTTGGCCAGAATTATAAAACCGATTGCTTTGCTTGATAAAGGGGTGGCCAGGGCCGGCTGCATGGTATTCCAGGGGGATAAGGAAATTGGCTACATAACAAGCGCCACCATGGTGCCTTATCTAAAGACCGAAGGCTATGGGCTGGCAAGCACAATTACCGGGGATAAAGCAACGAGAGCCATCGGCCTGGCCCTGCTTAACGGCGATGTAGAAGTGAACGACAAGGTGGCGGTAGAGATCAGAGGCAACAGGGTGCAGGCTGTTATCACGCCGTATCATCTCAAAAGCGATGCTCCGCCCTTTGCCAGGCCGATTATTTATGGCGTGGAAGCAGGCGGCACCTTCGACAGTCCGGCAGACTACAAGACCAAAGCGTTGCAGCTTATCGAAAAAAGCTGCCGCAATACTGCCTGGCGGCAGCAAGCAACCATTAACCTGATTCCTTCTGAACAGACCTCTTCGGCTGCTGTCAGACTGTTGTCGGTAATGGACCCTGCCTGCCGGTATGCGGAGCACAAGAAAACGAAATCGTTCTATGACTACGATGTTTTTTACTATCAAGGCACCGGTTTCATTAATGAGATCGAACAGTTATTAATGGCAGAACTAAGAAAATACCTCAATTGCACGGCGGTAGAAACAAGAGTTGTCAGCGGGCAGATGGCAAACGCGGCCGTTTTTAGTGCAATTATGGATTTTAAAAACCGGGTAAACAGAAAAAAGGACCCTTCCCGCCTGGGCTATGTACTGAACAATCACATCATCAGGGGCGGGCACCTGAGTGCCCAGCCGATGGGCGCTTTGCATGACTACATCGCCATTGATCCTGTTACCGAGAAAAACGCCGTTGTCAGTTTCCCGGTAGAAAAGGATAATAGTTTCAAAATTGATGTGGAGGCAACGAAAAAAGTCATCGAGAAATATAAACCGGAGCTGATCATTTTCGGCAAGAGCATGGTATTGCATAAAGAACCGGTAAGAGAAATCCGGCAGTTCATCGATGACCAGAACATCAATGCCGTGATCATGTATGACATGGCCCACGTGCTTGGCCTGGCCGGCGATTACTTCCAGAATCCCTTTGCCGAAGGGGCGGAAATTGTCACCGGTTCAACCCATAAGACCTTCTTCGGCACCCAAAGAGGCATCATTGCCGGTAATTACGACAAGGATGATTATAAATTCGGCTTATGGGAGACCATCGAAACCAGGGCTTTTCCCGGCAGCGTAAGCAATCACCACCTGGGTACTATGCTGGGGCTGTTGATGGCCGCCTATGAAATGAACAGCTTCAAAGATGAATATCAGCAGCATGTAATCCAAAATGCCAAGTATTTTGCAAAATGCCTTAAGCAGGCCGGCCTGGATGTTGCCGGTGATCCTTCCCTGTCTTACACGGAGACACATCAGGTCATTGTGAGGGTGGGATACGGCACCGGGCCGGAAATAGCAAACAGGCTGGAAAACAACAATATCATCGTCAACTATCAGGCTACACCCGAAGAAGAAGGCTTCTCGGCTGCCGGCGCCATCAGGCTCGGCGTTGCCGAAATGACGAGATTCGGCTTCGGGCACCAAGAGTTTGAACAGACGGCAGAATACATAGCGGACATCGTTCTAAAGAATAAAAACCTCAAGGAAGAAGTTGCAAAACTTAGGGGTAATTTTACCGACCTGAAATACTGCTTTACCGATGCGGATATTACGAAAAGCCTTGCAAACCTGATGTCCACTTTCTGA
- a CDS encoding TonB-dependent receptor — protein sequence MKKKLSPARKRLLYALIGSSLFWHTPVTYAEDTAATAAAAGETDSKPDSAAQREFTLEKIEVTAGRDTLPPPYAGGQVARGGNVGILGNRDFMDTPFSITSYTVQTMEDQQASTLYDVLSNDSSIRFTTSNGHFVENYKIRGFDVSYQHLYFNGMQGLAHFDHIPVEFLERVEVLKGPSSFLYGGVNTSVGGAINLVPKRAGEEDFASFTADYTSSSQLGGHLDLGRRFGKNKEFGVRFNGVYADGDTETDGQSKKRQLGALGLDYRHDRWRLSLDAFSSEESFDNGSVAMYGLAGGYVKAPDASANPFPGIYGKGRNNGFLFKSEYDVSDNVTAYASMGKLANRGTGFLSGTNVVGFKSNGDGTISMLKQNWWQDSVAAELGLRGNYRTGAVNHQLAVGYNAMDTESAFAWNRITGIATNIYNPTSLASYLAALPTPSKSAKTSETNLSSLFIADTLAFNEEKVQLTLGVRQQNVKTKSFNATTGAVTAKYDEDATTPAIGLVVKPWAAPVSLYANYIEGLSPGSEVTDTEADNYGEVFAPYKSKQYEIGAKWDRGTFANTLSFYQIEKPSVITLTRSDGKKIVSDDAEQRNRGIEWNAFGAINDKVRLLGGIAYTRAEYTRDVSTKQGNTPWGVPKYQANLGVEWDTPWNPDLTLSVRAIFSNSQYVDSANTVKIPSWVRYDIGTKYKTVINKVPVTFRASVENVFDRNYWSGLFADGYATAGGPRAFKLSASMQL from the coding sequence ATGAAGAAAAAATTGTCCCCCGCCAGAAAGCGTCTGCTTTACGCCCTGATCGGCAGCAGCCTGTTCTGGCACACGCCGGTAACCTATGCCGAGGATACGGCGGCAACGGCCGCAGCTGCCGGTGAGACGGATAGCAAACCGGATTCTGCCGCTCAGCGTGAATTCACCCTGGAAAAGATTGAAGTGACCGCCGGCAGGGATACTCTGCCCCCGCCCTACGCCGGCGGCCAGGTGGCCCGGGGCGGCAACGTTGGCATTCTGGGCAACAGGGATTTCATGGACACGCCCTTCAGCATCACCAGTTATACCGTCCAGACTATGGAAGATCAGCAGGCCAGTACCTTGTACGACGTGCTCAGCAACGATTCCTCCATCAGGTTCACCACCTCCAACGGACATTTTGTCGAAAATTATAAGATCCGCGGATTCGATGTAAGTTATCAGCATCTTTATTTTAACGGCATGCAGGGTTTGGCACACTTCGATCATATTCCGGTTGAATTTCTGGAACGGGTGGAGGTGCTCAAAGGACCCAGTTCCTTTCTCTACGGCGGCGTGAACACCTCGGTGGGCGGCGCTATCAACCTGGTGCCCAAGCGCGCCGGGGAGGAAGACTTTGCTTCTTTTACTGCCGATTATACCTCCTCGTCTCAGTTAGGCGGCCATCTTGACCTAGGGCGCCGCTTCGGCAAAAATAAAGAATTCGGTGTCCGCTTCAACGGCGTATATGCGGACGGCGACACCGAAACCGACGGACAGTCTAAGAAACGTCAGTTGGGCGCCCTGGGGCTGGATTACCGTCACGACAGATGGCGTTTATCCCTGGATGCCTTCAGTTCTGAGGAATCGTTTGACAACGGCTCCGTTGCCATGTATGGTCTAGCCGGCGGCTACGTGAAGGCGCCGGACGCTTCCGCCAACCCCTTTCCAGGCATCTATGGCAAAGGCCGGAATAATGGTTTTCTTTTTAAAAGCGAATACGACGTTAGTGACAATGTAACCGCTTATGCCAGTATGGGCAAACTGGCAAACAGGGGAACCGGTTTTCTCTCCGGCACTAACGTCGTCGGTTTCAAGTCAAATGGCGACGGCACGATCAGTATGCTTAAGCAAAACTGGTGGCAAGACAGCGTTGCGGCCGAACTGGGCTTGCGCGGCAACTATCGGACCGGCGCGGTTAACCATCAACTGGCCGTAGGCTACAATGCTATGGATACGGAATCCGCCTTTGCCTGGAACCGGATAACCGGCATTGCGACAAATATTTATAACCCCACATCTCTCGCGTCCTATCTAGCCGCACTGCCGACCCCGTCCAAGTCGGCGAAAACCAGTGAAACCAATCTCTCCAGCCTGTTTATCGCCGACACGCTTGCTTTTAACGAGGAAAAAGTTCAGCTGACACTGGGGGTACGGCAGCAAAATGTGAAAACCAAAAGCTTCAACGCCACAACCGGCGCCGTGACTGCCAAGTATGATGAAGACGCCACCACGCCGGCAATCGGGCTGGTAGTCAAGCCGTGGGCCGCTCCGGTATCGCTGTATGCCAACTATATCGAAGGGCTGAGTCCGGGGTCGGAAGTAACCGATACGGAGGCAGATAACTACGGGGAAGTATTTGCGCCGTACAAGAGCAAACAATACGAAATCGGCGCAAAATGGGACCGTGGTACCTTCGCCAATACGCTGAGCTTTTATCAGATCGAAAAACCCAGTGTGATTACGCTTACCCGAAGTGATGGCAAGAAAATTGTCAGTGACGACGCGGAGCAGCGCAACCGCGGCATTGAATGGAACGCTTTTGGCGCAATCAATGACAAAGTGCGGCTGCTGGGCGGCATCGCCTATACGCGCGCCGAATATACCCGCGATGTAAGCACTAAGCAAGGCAATACACCGTGGGGCGTCCCCAAATATCAGGCCAATCTGGGCGTGGAATGGGATACTCCCTGGAATCCTGATTTAACCTTGAGTGTCCGGGCAATTTTCAGCAATTCCCAATATGTCGATTCCGCCAATACGGTAAAAATACCGAGCTGGGTGCGCTATGACATCGGCACGAAGTATAAAACCGTCATTAATAAAGTCCCGGTCACCTTCCGGGCCAGCGTGGAAAATGTGTTTGACAGGAATTATTGGAGCGGCTTATTTGCCGACGGGTATGCCACGGCAGGCGGGCCCCGCGCCTTTAAATTGTCAGCGTCCATGCAGTTGTAA